The Nitrospirota bacterium genome includes a window with the following:
- the gltB gene encoding glutamate synthase large subunit, with product MSIPGLPPKQGLYDPEQEKDSCGVGFVVNIKGQKSHTIVQQGLQILESLSHRGAQGCDPCTGDGAGILLQVPHDFLKRAAGDVGVALPAAGEYGVGMLFLPPQADARQQCEALVGRIIGEEGARLLGWRDVPVKSDAIGPVARSTEPFMRQLFIARDVLNEAQFERKLYVIRKRVENAIRQSAIQGRDYFYISSLSANTIVYKGLLLPHQMAAYYQDLGDTSLTSALALVHSRFSTNTFPTWPLAHPYRYICHNGEINTLKGNVNWMRARQGRLNSELFGEDLAKLYPIVSEQQSDSACLDNAVEFLTMGGRSLPHVMMMLIPEPWVANPHMDLDRRGFYEYHAAMQEPWDGPAAVCFTDGKFIGATLDRNGLRPCRYQVTTDGLVILASEAGVLPMDVQKIRQKGRLMPGRMFMVDTVQGRIIDDEEVKSEIASRKPYRSWVTQYRISLDELPDPSNVPQPDHPTIRQRQQAFGYTVEELKMVIMPMLVEGQEATSSMGTDTPLAVLSDRPQLLFKYFRQLFAQVTNPPIDPIREELVMSLTTSIGPKPNLMDEHPESCRRIRVKQPILTNADLQKIREIADPHFKSKTLKMLFRVAEGPEGLGAAVEGLCREASQAIKEGYKFLILSDRGVNEEWAPIPSLLGIASVHHHLVRDCTRTEVGLIVETGEPRDVHHFAALIGYGAGTVNPYLVFESIVDMERDGYFPEGLDAQTAEGKFIKAINKGLLKIFSKMGISTVQSYCGAQIFEAIGLNHELIDRYFTGTPSRVEGIGIREVGDETLRRHRTAYEPAPIRQLDFGGEIHYRIQGERHNWNPDTIYKLQHATRNNDPKTFAEFSQLVNDESKRRANLRGLLEFKFLPEPIPLEEVESAKEIVKRFTTGAMSFGSISKEAHETLAIAMNRLGAKSNTGEGGEDPERFTPLPNGDSKNSYIKQVASARFGVTSHYLVNAKELQIKMAQGAKPGEGGQLPGHKVDENIARFRYATPGVQLISPPPHHDIYSIEDLAQLIFDLKNSNPDAAVSVKLVSEVGVGTIAAGVAKAHADKVLISGDSGGTGASPLSSIKYAGGPWELGLAETHQTLVLNDLRGRIRVETDGQLKTGRDVAIATLLGAEEYGFATAPLIVEGCIMMRKCHLNTCPVGIATQDPALRKKFSGQPEHIVNFFFFIAEELREIMAKLGFRTINEMVGRVDKLKAQKAVDHWKAKGLDLSPLLQAPKVGPEIARYCVQKQDHGLADVLDNKLIELCKSALEKKEKVTLDLPIRNVNRTVGTMLSSRVAKQYGLEGLPDDTITIKFSGSAGQSFGAFLSRGITLILEGESNDYLGKGLSGGKIVVFPPKQALYKPEETILIGNTSLYGGTQGEAYCYGMAGERFAVRNSGVRAVVEGTGDHGCEYMTGGVVVVLGRTGRNFAAGMSGGMAFVLNELDKFPARCNLGMVELEKVTTAEDKKLLHQMITSHFMHTGSRNAKRILDSWEAILPKFEKVMPVDYKRVLEERKKKAAAIK from the coding sequence ATGAGCATCCCCGGGCTTCCACCGAAGCAAGGCCTCTACGACCCTGAACAGGAGAAGGACTCCTGCGGCGTCGGCTTTGTCGTCAACATCAAGGGGCAGAAATCCCATACGATCGTGCAGCAGGGGCTGCAGATCCTTGAAAGCCTCAGTCACCGAGGAGCGCAGGGTTGCGACCCCTGCACGGGAGACGGAGCCGGGATTCTGCTGCAAGTGCCGCACGACTTTCTCAAGCGAGCCGCCGGCGATGTCGGGGTGGCCCTGCCTGCCGCCGGGGAATATGGCGTCGGGATGCTGTTTCTCCCGCCCCAGGCCGATGCTCGGCAACAGTGCGAGGCGCTGGTTGGCAGAATTATCGGCGAGGAGGGCGCGCGGCTCTTGGGTTGGCGCGATGTGCCGGTCAAGAGCGATGCGATCGGCCCCGTGGCGCGCAGCACCGAGCCCTTCATGCGGCAGCTGTTCATCGCTCGCGACGTCCTCAATGAAGCGCAGTTCGAGCGGAAGCTCTATGTCATTCGCAAACGGGTGGAAAACGCCATCCGCCAGTCGGCCATTCAGGGGCGCGATTACTTCTACATTTCGAGCCTGTCGGCCAACACTATCGTCTACAAAGGGCTCTTGCTCCCCCACCAGATGGCGGCCTATTACCAGGACTTGGGCGATACGAGTTTGACGAGCGCGCTGGCCCTCGTGCATTCCCGTTTCAGCACGAACACCTTCCCCACCTGGCCCCTGGCACATCCCTATCGCTACATTTGCCATAACGGCGAGATCAACACGCTGAAGGGCAACGTGAATTGGATGCGCGCCAGACAGGGCCGGCTCAATTCCGAATTGTTCGGTGAGGATCTGGCCAAACTCTATCCGATCGTGTCCGAGCAGCAGAGCGACTCGGCTTGCCTGGATAATGCCGTGGAGTTCCTGACCATGGGCGGCCGCTCCCTGCCGCACGTGATGATGATGTTGATTCCCGAGCCCTGGGTCGCGAATCCGCACATGGATCTCGACCGGCGGGGCTTCTACGAGTACCACGCGGCGATGCAGGAGCCCTGGGACGGTCCCGCGGCGGTCTGTTTTACCGACGGCAAGTTTATCGGCGCGACGCTCGACCGCAACGGGTTGCGGCCCTGCCGCTATCAAGTGACGACGGACGGTCTGGTGATCCTGGCTTCGGAAGCCGGCGTGTTGCCGATGGATGTCCAGAAGATCCGGCAGAAGGGCCGTCTCATGCCGGGTCGGATGTTCATGGTCGATACGGTGCAAGGGCGCATCATCGACGACGAGGAAGTGAAGTCCGAGATCGCGAGCCGCAAGCCCTACCGGTCCTGGGTCACGCAATATAGAATTTCGCTCGACGAATTGCCCGATCCCAGCAATGTGCCGCAGCCGGACCACCCGACGATCCGCCAGCGCCAGCAGGCCTTTGGCTACACCGTCGAAGAGTTGAAGATGGTCATCATGCCCATGCTGGTGGAGGGGCAGGAAGCCACTTCGTCGATGGGCACGGATACGCCCCTGGCGGTGCTCTCCGATCGGCCGCAACTGCTTTTCAAGTATTTCCGGCAGCTCTTTGCCCAGGTGACCAATCCGCCGATCGATCCGATCCGCGAAGAACTGGTCATGTCGCTCACGACCAGCATCGGGCCCAAGCCTAATCTGATGGACGAGCATCCGGAGTCCTGCCGTCGGATCAGAGTGAAACAGCCGATTCTGACCAATGCCGATCTCCAGAAGATTCGCGAGATCGCCGATCCGCATTTCAAGAGCAAGACGCTCAAGATGCTGTTCCGGGTCGCCGAGGGGCCGGAGGGGCTCGGGGCGGCGGTCGAGGGGCTCTGCAGGGAGGCGTCCCAGGCCATTAAAGAAGGGTACAAGTTCCTGATCTTGAGCGACCGCGGGGTCAACGAAGAATGGGCGCCGATTCCGAGTCTCCTCGGCATCGCCTCCGTCCACCATCACCTGGTGCGCGACTGCACGAGGACCGAAGTCGGCCTCATCGTGGAAACCGGCGAACCGCGCGACGTGCATCACTTCGCGGCGCTGATCGGTTACGGGGCCGGGACCGTGAATCCCTACCTCGTCTTCGAGTCGATCGTGGATATGGAGCGGGACGGCTACTTCCCCGAAGGCTTGGACGCGCAGACAGCGGAAGGCAAGTTCATCAAGGCGATCAATAAGGGGCTGCTCAAGATCTTCTCGAAGATGGGTATCTCGACGGTGCAATCCTACTGCGGTGCGCAGATCTTCGAAGCCATCGGATTGAATCACGAACTCATCGACCGGTACTTCACTGGCACGCCGTCGCGCGTGGAAGGGATCGGCATCCGCGAGGTCGGCGACGAGACGCTTCGGCGGCATCGCACGGCCTATGAGCCGGCGCCGATCCGGCAGCTCGATTTCGGCGGGGAGATCCATTACCGGATCCAGGGCGAACGCCACAACTGGAATCCCGACACGATTTACAAGCTGCAGCATGCGACGAGAAATAACGATCCGAAGACCTTTGCGGAGTTTTCCCAGCTGGTGAACGACGAGAGCAAGCGGCGCGCGAATCTGCGAGGACTGCTCGAGTTTAAGTTCCTGCCGGAGCCTATCCCGCTTGAAGAAGTGGAATCGGCGAAGGAGATCGTCAAGCGGTTCACGACCGGCGCCATGTCCTTCGGCTCGATCAGCAAGGAAGCGCACGAGACTTTGGCCATCGCGATGAACCGCCTGGGCGCCAAGAGCAACACCGGCGAGGGCGGGGAAGACCCGGAGCGGTTTACGCCGTTGCCCAACGGCGATTCCAAGAACAGCTATATCAAGCAGGTGGCTTCCGCGCGGTTCGGCGTCACGAGCCATTACCTGGTGAATGCGAAAGAATTGCAGATCAAGATGGCGCAGGGCGCGAAGCCGGGCGAGGGCGGGCAGTTGCCGGGCCATAAAGTCGATGAGAACATTGCGCGGTTCCGGTATGCCACGCCTGGCGTGCAGCTCATTTCGCCGCCGCCGCACCACGATATCTATTCCATCGAAGATCTGGCGCAGCTCATTTTTGATTTGAAGAATTCCAATCCGGACGCGGCGGTCTCGGTCAAACTCGTCTCGGAAGTGGGCGTCGGCACGATTGCGGCAGGAGTGGCGAAGGCCCATGCGGACAAGGTTCTCATCAGCGGCGACTCCGGCGGCACCGGCGCTTCTCCGCTTTCGTCCATCAAGTATGCGGGCGGGCCGTGGGAACTGGGCCTGGCCGAAACGCATCAGACCCTCGTGCTCAATGATTTGCGTGGCCGCATCCGGGTGGAAACGGACGGACAGCTGAAGACCGGGCGCGACGTGGCGATCGCCACACTTTTGGGCGCCGAGGAATACGGGTTTGCGACCGCACCCTTGATCGTCGAGGGTTGCATCATGATGCGAAAATGCCACCTCAATACCTGTCCGGTCGGCATTGCGACTCAGGACCCGGCCTTGCGTAAGAAATTCTCCGGGCAGCCGGAACATATCGTGAATTTCTTTTTCTTCATTGCGGAAGAACTGCGCGAGATCATGGCCAAGCTGGGCTTCCGGACCATCAACGAGATGGTCGGGCGCGTGGATAAATTGAAAGCTCAAAAGGCCGTCGACCATTGGAAGGCCAAGGGGCTGGATCTCTCTCCGCTCTTGCAAGCGCCCAAGGTGGGGCCGGAGATTGCCCGTTATTGCGTGCAGAAGCAGGACCATGGCCTCGCGGACGTGCTCGATAATAAGTTGATCGAACTTTGCAAGTCGGCGTTGGAGAAGAAAGAAAAAGTCACGCTCGATCTGCCCATCCGAAATGTGAACCGCACGGTCGGGACGATGCTGTCCAGCCGCGTGGCGAAACAGTACGGGCTTGAGGGTTTGCCGGACGATACCATCACGATCAAGTTCTCCGGTTCCGCCGGCCAGTCCTTTGGCGCATTCCTGTCCCGTGGCATCACGCTCATTCTTGAGGGCGAGTCCAACGACTATCTGGGCAAGGGGCTGTCGGGAGGAAAGATTGTCGTCTTCCCGCCGAAGCAGGCGCTCTACAAGCCGGAAGAGACGATTCTCATCGGCAACACCTCGCTCTATGGCGGGACGCAGGGCGAGGCCTATTGTTACGGCATGGCAGGCGAGCGGTTTGCGGTGCGGAACAGCGGGGTCAGGGCAGTCGTCGAAGGCACGGGCGATCACGGCTGCGAATATATGACCGGCGGAGTCGTCGTTGTCTTGGGCCGAACAGGCCGGAACTTTGCGGCGGGCATGTCAGGCGGCATGGCTTTCGTGCTGAACGAACTGGACAAGTTCCCCGCTCGCTGCAACCTCGGCATGGTGGAATTGGAAAAGGTGACGACGGCAGAAGACAAGAAGCTGCTGCATCAGATGATCACGTCGCACTTCATGCATACCGGTAGCCGGAACGCGAAACGCATCCTCGATAGCTGGGAGGCGATTCTGCCGAAGTTCGAGAAGGTGATGCCGGTGGACTATAAGCGCGTGCTGGAAGAACGGAAGAAGAAAGCGGCTGCGATCAAATAA
- a CDS encoding glutamate synthase subunit beta — MGDPKGFMKYAREGPKRKPVELRVLEWKEMYEPLAEDKLKVQGARCMDCGVPFCQGTTGCPVVNLIPEWNDLVYRGRWNDALKALHTTNNFPEFTGRLCPAPCEGACVLGINSDPVSIRILEWNIIDRGFNEGLVEPILPVTNTGKTVAIVGSGPAGLAAAQQLARAGHRVTVFEKSDRIGGLLRYGIPDFKMEKWVIDRRLDQMKAEGVEFKTGVTIGQDMTGEQLRQQFDAAGLSMGAEQARELPIPGRELKGVHLAMEFLAQQNKRNAGISITKEPITAKGKRVVIIGGGDTGSDCLGTAHRQGCVDAHQFELLPEPPPTRADSTPWPLWPMQLRTSHAHEEGCDRQWSVSTTKFTGHNGQVTKLHANRVKFEGGKFTPIPGSDFELDVDLVLLAMGFTGPVKNGLLDSLGVKYDARGAVAVDDNFMTSLDGIFASGDTKRGPSLIVWAIAEGRKMAAGIDQYLRAGQSAKKSAS, encoded by the coding sequence ATGGGTGATCCAAAAGGTTTCATGAAGTATGCCCGCGAGGGCCCCAAGCGGAAACCGGTCGAGCTGAGGGTGCTCGAGTGGAAGGAAATGTACGAGCCGCTGGCCGAGGACAAGCTCAAGGTCCAGGGTGCGCGCTGCATGGATTGCGGTGTGCCCTTCTGCCAGGGTACGACTGGCTGCCCGGTCGTGAATCTGATCCCCGAATGGAACGATCTGGTCTATCGCGGCCGCTGGAACGACGCGCTCAAGGCGCTCCATACGACGAATAACTTTCCCGAGTTTACCGGCCGCCTCTGCCCGGCGCCCTGCGAAGGGGCTTGCGTGCTCGGCATCAACTCAGACCCGGTCTCCATCAGAATTCTCGAATGGAACATCATCGACCGTGGTTTCAATGAAGGCTTGGTCGAGCCGATCCTGCCTGTCACGAATACGGGGAAGACTGTCGCGATTGTCGGGTCAGGCCCGGCTGGTTTGGCCGCCGCGCAGCAGCTGGCCCGCGCCGGCCATCGTGTGACGGTGTTCGAGAAGTCCGACCGTATCGGCGGCCTGCTCCGCTACGGCATCCCTGACTTCAAGATGGAAAAATGGGTCATCGACCGGCGGCTGGACCAGATGAAGGCCGAAGGGGTGGAGTTCAAGACCGGTGTGACGATCGGGCAAGACATGACGGGCGAACAGTTGCGCCAGCAGTTCGATGCGGCCGGTCTCTCCATGGGCGCGGAGCAGGCTCGTGAATTGCCGATTCCAGGCCGCGAACTCAAGGGCGTGCATCTCGCGATGGAATTCCTTGCGCAGCAGAACAAGCGCAATGCCGGAATCTCCATCACGAAGGAGCCGATCACGGCCAAGGGCAAGCGCGTCGTCATCATCGGCGGCGGCGACACCGGGTCCGATTGCCTGGGAACGGCGCATCGGCAGGGTTGTGTCGACGCGCATCAGTTCGAATTGCTGCCGGAGCCGCCTCCGACCCGCGCCGATTCGACGCCTTGGCCGCTCTGGCCCATGCAGCTCCGCACGTCGCATGCGCATGAAGAAGGCTGTGACCGTCAATGGAGTGTCTCGACCACCAAGTTCACCGGCCACAATGGCCAGGTGACGAAGCTCCATGCCAATCGGGTGAAGTTCGAAGGCGGCAAGTTCACGCCGATCCCCGGTAGCGACTTCGAGCTGGATGTCGATCTGGTTCTGCTCGCGATGGGGTTTACCGGCCCAGTGAAGAACGGCCTGTTGGACAGCCTCGGGGTGAAGTACGACGCACGTGGCGCAGTGGCCGTGGACGATAACTTCATGACCAGCCTCGACGGGATCTTTGCCAGCGGCGACACCAAGCGAGGCCCTTCGCTCATCGTCTGGGCCATCGCCGAAGGGCGTAAGATGGCGGCGGGCATCGATCAATACTTGCGCGCTGGACAATCCGCGAAGAAATCCGCTTCTTAG
- a CDS encoding PilZ domain-containing protein, with protein MQPRCLRVPVGYSASIQSDTGAGEGVVLDLSPTGCKMRSDVALNTGTYLALQIAVAQERTPLAVEVSVVRWSKDGHVGIEFIRYSQGDRERVTDLVGIVPPADMPAQPDYATSTLTAISA; from the coding sequence ATGCAACCACGATGTCTTCGAGTTCCCGTCGGCTACTCTGCCAGCATCCAAAGCGATACCGGCGCCGGAGAAGGGGTCGTGCTCGACCTCTCCCCAACTGGTTGCAAGATGCGCAGCGATGTCGCGTTGAACACGGGGACCTATCTCGCGCTACAGATTGCCGTAGCTCAGGAGCGGACTCCTCTGGCAGTAGAAGTCTCGGTGGTTCGCTGGTCCAAGGACGGCCATGTTGGAATAGAATTTATTCGGTACAGTCAAGGCGACCGCGAACGAGTCACAGATCTTGTCGGGATCGTGCCACCGGCGGACATGCCGGCCCAGCCTGACTACGCAACCTCGACGTTAACCGCCATCAGCGCGTAA
- a CDS encoding SUMF1/EgtB/PvdO family nonheme iron enzyme encodes MRDKTQPNQWPEWIGASALLLLIVMGGPQDVMAGAKSSPELARHLAGIAALAQASPIVTIPAGPFLLGSKRVDDDPYGNWTQFDNTELPQHRVWLDRYEIDRDEVSLGEYLAFLQQQKLHPSDELQKLIWHVITIHSVSDQTLSRWPALYVTWTEAKDLCAAKHKRLPTEAEWEKAARGPDGGLFPWGKADPDQTLAMFGQHHMHEIPILAAVDSHDAGKSPYGLHHTAGNVAEWVQDWFGFDYYAYMPERNPPGPTSGRYKSVRGGSWKSNQIMLRTATRGGSAPDQRSPAIGFRCAQSTVQEETPTVVK; translated from the coding sequence GTGCGGGATAAGACTCAGCCGAATCAATGGCCCGAGTGGATCGGAGCGAGCGCGCTCTTGCTCCTCATCGTCATGGGAGGGCCGCAAGACGTGATGGCCGGGGCCAAGTCATCGCCGGAACTGGCCCGCCATTTGGCCGGAATCGCAGCACTGGCTCAGGCCTCGCCAATCGTCACAATCCCAGCCGGTCCGTTCCTGCTCGGCAGCAAGCGAGTGGATGACGACCCCTATGGAAACTGGACCCAGTTCGACAATACGGAGCTGCCGCAACATCGCGTCTGGCTGGACCGCTACGAGATCGATCGCGACGAAGTGAGCCTCGGGGAATATCTGGCTTTCCTGCAACAGCAGAAGCTCCATCCGTCGGACGAGCTGCAAAAACTCATCTGGCACGTCATCACGATCCATTCCGTCTCGGACCAGACTCTCAGCCGGTGGCCCGCCCTCTATGTCACCTGGACCGAAGCGAAAGATCTCTGCGCGGCAAAGCACAAACGGCTTCCGACGGAAGCGGAGTGGGAGAAAGCGGCGAGAGGACCGGACGGCGGACTCTTTCCCTGGGGGAAAGCGGATCCCGACCAAACCCTCGCCATGTTCGGGCAGCACCACATGCATGAAATCCCCATTCTCGCGGCGGTGGATTCGCATGACGCAGGCAAGAGCCCCTATGGCCTCCACCATACAGCGGGAAACGTCGCCGAATGGGTGCAAGACTGGTTCGGGTTCGACTACTACGCCTATATGCCGGAGCGCAATCCGCCTGGCCCGACCAGCGGGCGCTACAAGAGCGTCCGCGGCGGCTCCTGGAAAAGCAACCAGATCATGCTCCGAACCGCGACCCGTGGCGGGTCAGCGCCGGATCAACGGTCCCCCGCCATCGGATTTCGCTGCGCGCAATCGACCGTTCAAGAAGAAACACCGACCGTTGTAAAATAG
- a CDS encoding polyprenyl synthetase family protein — MSQGPITSTINNMADVWEAYRDELDGVECQVRANLDSSVALVNTVAGHILNSGGKRIRPLLLLLSARLCGYTGRDHHQLGSLVEFIHTATLLHDDVVDDADIRRGQRTARKVWGNQISILVGDYLYSKAICQVVDFRNQGINEVLSDACKKMAEGEVLQLYYNGNPAMLETDYFKIVEHKTAGLIAAACRMGAILADASEAQQDALFQFGQHLGIAFQVADDTLDYTANGERLGKTLGQDLRQGKATLPLLHLLHHCSEQDKRMIIDRMETRTLTEEDLARLIRLMNDAGSIAYAADRARSYIDEAQRDLSLFEDCTAKRALSVAADYMVTRDR; from the coding sequence ATGTCCCAAGGCCCAATCACCTCCACTATCAACAACATGGCGGACGTCTGGGAGGCGTACCGCGATGAATTGGACGGGGTGGAGTGTCAGGTCCGGGCGAACCTCGATTCCAGCGTGGCGCTCGTCAATACCGTCGCCGGCCACATCCTGAACAGCGGCGGGAAACGAATTAGACCTCTACTCCTCCTGCTCTCCGCCCGTCTCTGCGGCTATACCGGTCGCGACCATCACCAACTCGGCAGTCTGGTGGAGTTCATCCATACCGCCACCCTGCTCCACGACGACGTGGTCGACGATGCCGATATCCGCCGGGGCCAGCGAACCGCCAGAAAAGTCTGGGGCAACCAAATCAGTATCCTCGTCGGCGACTACCTCTATTCCAAAGCCATCTGCCAGGTCGTCGACTTCCGGAACCAGGGCATCAACGAAGTGCTCTCCGACGCCTGCAAGAAGATGGCGGAAGGCGAAGTGCTCCAGCTCTATTACAACGGCAACCCCGCCATGCTGGAGACGGACTACTTCAAGATTGTGGAACACAAGACGGCTGGCCTGATTGCCGCCGCCTGTCGCATGGGCGCCATTCTCGCGGACGCCTCGGAAGCGCAGCAGGATGCGCTGTTCCAATTCGGCCAGCATCTGGGAATCGCCTTTCAAGTGGCCGACGACACGCTCGACTACACGGCCAACGGCGAACGGTTGGGCAAAACCCTGGGACAGGATCTCCGCCAGGGCAAGGCCACGTTGCCGCTGCTTCATCTGCTGCACCATTGCTCGGAGCAGGACAAGCGAATGATCATCGACCGCATGGAAACCAGAACCCTGACGGAGGAAGACCTCGCGCGGCTCATTCGCCTGATGAACGACGCTGGCTCGATCGCCTACGCCGCAGACCGCGCACGATCCTACATCGACGAAGCCCAACGAGATCTCAGCCTGTTCGAAGACTGTACAGCCAAACGAGCCCTCTCGGTGGCTGCCGATTATATGGTGACCCGCGACCGATAG
- a CDS encoding MBL fold metallo-hydrolase, whose protein sequence is MMPRMIRKTFSVPPLGCNCSIIGDPVTKQAIVVDPGGAPERILREVQQLGLTVTHILHTHAHLDHFLASGDMKQATGATLCLHHDDLDLWKMLEVQCELFGVAYVPVPLPDYWLKDEEKLLIGQVSVVALHTPGHTRGSMSFHFPGDKLVLAGDTLFRGSIGRTDLWGGDFDTIEQSIRERLYSLDDATIVVTGHGPETEIGIEKETNQFVRL, encoded by the coding sequence ATGATGCCACGGATGATCCGCAAAACATTTTCCGTCCCGCCCCTCGGCTGCAATTGCTCGATCATCGGAGACCCTGTGACGAAACAGGCGATCGTGGTCGATCCGGGCGGCGCGCCGGAGCGGATTTTGCGCGAGGTGCAGCAGCTCGGTCTGACGGTCACGCATATTCTCCATACCCACGCCCATCTCGACCATTTTCTGGCATCAGGTGACATGAAGCAGGCGACAGGGGCGACCCTGTGCTTGCATCACGATGACTTGGACCTCTGGAAGATGCTGGAGGTGCAATGTGAGCTCTTCGGCGTCGCCTATGTGCCGGTGCCGCTGCCGGACTATTGGTTGAAGGATGAGGAGAAGCTGCTGATCGGGCAAGTCTCGGTGGTCGCGCTCCACACGCCCGGTCACACACGAGGGTCGATGAGCTTTCATTTCCCCGGCGACAAATTAGTCTTGGCCGGTGACACGCTTTTTCGCGGCAGCATCGGGCGCACGGATCTCTGGGGCGGAGATTTCGATACGATCGAGCAATCCATTCGCGAGCGGCTCTATAGTCTGGACGATGCCACGATCGTCGTGACCGGGCATGGACCGGAGACAGAGATCGGGATAGAAAAAGAAACGAATCAGTTTGTCCGTCTTTAG
- a CDS encoding DUF4258 domain-containing protein, with protein MAANILERVRAAGRKRLLYLPHAIRQMSRSDRMIAPEEVQTVAITGRLVEDYPDDPRGHSCLLVGPGDGGRPIHIVVAPKDDYLAVVTAYVPDPTQWSPDFLRRA; from the coding sequence ATGGCAGCGAACATTCTAGAGCGAGTGCGAGCCGCAGGCCGAAAACGGCTGTTGTACCTTCCTCATGCAATTCGACAGATGTCTCGATCAGACAGGATGATCGCGCCGGAAGAAGTGCAAACGGTTGCCATTACCGGTCGATTAGTAGAAGATTATCCCGATGATCCTCGCGGCCATAGTTGCCTGCTTGTTGGCCCTGGAGATGGGGGTCGTCCGATTCATATCGTCGTGGCGCCGAAGGATGACTATCTCGCTGTCGTCACAGCCTATGTGCCTGATCCAACGCAATGGTCGCCGGATTTCTTGAGGAGGGCGTAA
- a CDS encoding YgiT-type zinc finger protein, translating to MECLHCKGRMERKTAPFSLDRKGYHVSWDAIPAWVCLQCGEPYFEAKEVELIQKALTALEREGAALVGAGPPAVKS from the coding sequence ATGGAATGTCTCCATTGTAAGGGGCGGATGGAGCGGAAGACGGCTCCCTTCAGTTTGGATCGGAAGGGGTACCATGTGTCCTGGGATGCCATCCCGGCGTGGGTGTGTCTGCAATGTGGCGAGCCATATTTTGAGGCCAAAGAAGTGGAGCTGATTCAGAAAGCGCTCACCGCGTTGGAGCGCGAAGGCGCAGCGCTAGTTGGCGCGGGGCCTCCAGCAGTGAAGTCGTAA
- a CDS encoding NlpC/P60 family protein has product MRADTTARRATRSRLILLIAAITVTGCAGSQTISTDRQACCQREDASPHRAAIVRTATQLIGASTLEVNGRPIAYDCAGVTRAIFLKHGIDLYDSSARDPNANGVRLIDAHVRQYGTLHRGPVVHPGDLVFFNNTWDYNGDGKVNDPLTHVGIVEWQEPDGTILFISRVAGAVERYRMNLALPHVHKTADGKILNDYLRRKDAIDPANTGYLTGELFAQFATRIGR; this is encoded by the coding sequence ATGCGCGCTGACACAACCGCCAGACGAGCCACGAGATCTCGCCTGATTCTTCTGATCGCAGCGATCACCGTAACCGGCTGTGCCGGAAGCCAGACAATCTCCACCGACCGCCAGGCCTGTTGCCAGAGGGAAGACGCCAGCCCCCATCGAGCCGCCATCGTCCGCACCGCCACCCAACTCATCGGAGCCAGCACCCTTGAGGTCAACGGCCGCCCGATCGCCTACGACTGCGCCGGCGTCACCCGCGCCATCTTCCTAAAGCACGGCATCGATCTCTACGACAGTAGCGCGCGCGATCCCAACGCCAATGGAGTCCGGCTCATCGATGCCCATGTGCGTCAGTACGGCACCCTCCATCGAGGGCCGGTCGTCCACCCAGGCGATCTCGTCTTCTTCAATAACACCTGGGACTATAACGGGGATGGCAAGGTGAACGATCCGCTGACGCACGTCGGGATCGTCGAATGGCAAGAGCCCGATGGCACCATCCTCTTTATCAGCCGCGTGGCCGGCGCGGTCGAGCGCTACCGCATGAACCTCGCCCTCCCGCACGTCCATAAAACCGCCGACGGCAAAATCCTCAACGACTACCTCCGCCGCAAGGACGCCATCGACCCAGCCAACACCGGCTACCTCACGGGGGAACTTTTTGCCCAGTTCGCCACTCGAATCGGGCGCTAA